Below is a genomic region from bacterium.
AGAAGTTAACGCCGGTTTTGCGACCAACTTTTTGATTAAAAAAGGATTGGCTAAATTGGCAACCGCAGAAGCACAGGCGCAGCTCGAAAAAGGAAAGAAGGAATTATCGGCTAAAAAGCAAAAGGAGCAAAACAAGCTTAACAAAGACAAAGACGAACTCGAGAGACGAACATTTACCGTAAAAGTGAAAACAGGGGATAAAGGACAAATCTTTGGCGGCGTACACGAACAAGACATCGCCAGAGCTGTATTCCAAAAAACAAAAATTAAATTAGAAAAATCCCAGATAGGAGCGCACAAGGGAATTAAAGAATTAGGAGAACATGCTATAGATATAAAATTAGGTTCGGGCGTAACTGCCAAGACAAAAATTAATATAGAAAGTTTATAAATAAAAAATTAACATAGAAAGTCTATAAATGTATGAAGGAACACTTCAATAAGTTAGTTAGCGTGCTGATAGTTCTCGTAGTTTTAATCCTGCTGTACATAGGCAGTGTGATATTGAAAAAGAACACCACCTCGGAAGCACCAGCCACTCAAACACAGCCTCAAGCGGAGCAGAACTCTGCCGCCTCAGAACCCAGCGAGAGCACCCCTCAAGTTAGCTTTAGCTATGATTACGTAGCTAATTATAAGGAAAGTGGCGGTTATACCGAGCAAAATTATGATGGGAAAATCATCAGAACCAACACAGAAACCAACGAGGTAACTACAATGATACCCAGCGTAAAACAGGCTTATCCGAAATTAAAGGAATATAAAAATCTTTCCCTGCAGAACCTCAACAGGTCGGAAAAGACAGGCAATCTGTATCTGACAACAGTACTCATGGAAAGCGACGGCGGACGCAACGGCATTGTAAAATACGATCCTAAAACAAATAAGCTGACAGAATTAAAGATTAGCGATTACTTCAGAATATACAGCGCTAGAGAGTCTGCTAACTCCCCATTTGCCGCAAGCATTCTAACGCCGGCAGAGAACATGGATACTAAGGATCCAAAAAAGCTCTACTTATTAGACTTGGATAACGACACGGTAAAAACCCTGACAACCTTGCCAAAAGGACAGACTTTTAATTACTGCTATATCGGCGGCTGCATGTTCGGCGTAATGCCAGAAATCAAATGGCTGTCGGCTGAAGAATTTGAAGTGACAGTATTTAGCACCACCCAGACCGAAAAGGATGGATACGGCAATGATATGTCAAAACGCTT
It encodes:
- the rplI gene encoding 50S ribosomal protein L9, yielding MKVILLKDVPKVGRSGEVKEVNAGFATNFLIKKGLAKLATAEAQAQLEKGKKELSAKKQKEQNKLNKDKDELERRTFTVKVKTGDKGQIFGGVHEQDIARAVFQKTKIKLEKSQIGAHKGIKELGEHAIDIKLGSGVTAKTKINIESL